In the Paenibacillus pabuli genome, one interval contains:
- a CDS encoding CapA family protein, with protein sequence MYPPRSNRSNQKKKEKRARRRIIWMINLFLIAAIGGVGIYYAAGVQKQQAEQGTNEAVVKEQQPENHEDAKGGDQLDSPEAESDADPDVEQDSSEVNSPESGTAEDESVSSGVETPGTGSKESAKGSEQGAKGTETAKPSNPEGNESSGPKTPVPQPTGSGKNVTINFVGDIQFSGKVAELLDKNGYDYPYAKLGSLFKNDDLTVGNLETPVTLGGSAAENKSYVYKSSPKALAAMAAAGFDAVNLANNHILDQGVEGLVDTLTYLQEYGIAHTGAGMNRDEAYAPAYLERKGIKIALLGFSRVVPEATWKAEGNRAGVAEAYNSTGAVSAIQEARQKADLVIVVSHWGEERVSTPNDDQTRLAHEFVDAGADLVIGGHPHVLQGVEYYKGKWIAYSTGNFIFSKSTTEETWKTAIFQAECSAEAKCSMKVIPYEAGLGQAIPMIGEANRLLLEQMTRLSPGIRFDANGVASTS encoded by the coding sequence ATGTATCCCCCAAGATCGAATCGAAGTAATCAAAAGAAAAAAGAAAAACGTGCACGCAGACGAATCATCTGGATGATTAATCTGTTTCTGATTGCTGCAATCGGAGGGGTAGGCATATATTACGCAGCAGGGGTGCAGAAACAGCAAGCGGAGCAGGGAACAAATGAAGCTGTAGTGAAAGAGCAACAACCTGAGAATCATGAGGATGCCAAAGGTGGGGATCAGTTGGATTCCCCTGAAGCAGAGTCAGATGCAGATCCGGACGTAGAACAAGATTCTTCGGAAGTAAACAGTCCGGAGTCTGGGACAGCTGAAGATGAGAGCGTTTCATCCGGCGTTGAAACACCAGGAACAGGCAGTAAGGAGTCTGCAAAGGGATCTGAACAAGGAGCAAAAGGAACGGAAACAGCCAAACCCTCGAATCCGGAGGGTAATGAAAGTTCGGGACCCAAGACGCCGGTTCCACAGCCTACAGGTTCAGGGAAGAACGTGACCATTAATTTTGTTGGTGATATTCAGTTCTCTGGCAAAGTAGCCGAATTGCTGGATAAAAACGGCTACGATTATCCTTATGCGAAGCTTGGCAGTCTGTTCAAGAATGATGATCTGACCGTAGGCAACCTGGAGACACCCGTCACCCTGGGCGGATCGGCGGCTGAGAACAAATCCTATGTTTACAAATCTTCACCAAAAGCATTGGCAGCGATGGCCGCTGCCGGATTTGACGCTGTAAATCTGGCCAACAATCATATTTTGGATCAGGGTGTTGAAGGGCTTGTGGACACGCTAACCTATCTTCAGGAATATGGTATTGCCCATACTGGGGCGGGGATGAACAGGGATGAGGCTTATGCGCCTGCGTATCTGGAACGGAAGGGCATCAAAATTGCACTGCTTGGCTTTAGCCGGGTAGTGCCGGAAGCGACCTGGAAGGCAGAAGGGAATCGGGCTGGTGTTGCTGAAGCTTACAATTCCACTGGAGCGGTAAGCGCGATTCAAGAAGCTCGTCAGAAGGCGGATCTCGTTATCGTGGTATCGCATTGGGGAGAAGAACGTGTCAGTACACCCAATGATGATCAGACCAGACTGGCGCATGAGTTTGTGGATGCAGGGGCTGATCTCGTTATTGGTGGACATCCACACGTGCTGCAAGGAGTAGAGTATTACAAGGGCAAGTGGATCGCATACAGCACGGGCAATTTTATTTTTTCTAAATCAACGACGGAAGAAACCTGGAAAACAGCTATTTTTCAGGCGGAATGCAGCGCGGAAGCGAAGTGCAGCATGAAAGTCATCCCATATGAGGCGGGACTCGGTCAGGCCATTCCAATGATAGGTGAAGCCAATAGGCTGTTATTGGAGCAGATGACCAGGCTCTCACCTGGCATTCGTTTTGACGCGAATGGAGTAGCCTCAACAAGCTGA
- the hemH gene encoding ferrochelatase, whose amino-acid sequence MTNTVGVLVMSYGTPENMESIEAYYTHIRRGRPPEPEQLKELTDRYEAIVGGVFPLRENTDNQVKALQETLSQDERTNGVEFRCYQGLKHAHPFIEDGVEQMAKDGIQTAIGVVLAPHYSTMSVGSYIKRAREKADELGIQMSFVESYHLHPKLIQALSSRVSAKLDEFEEAGAKRGDVRVLFSAHSLPERIVGLGDPYPQQLLETSEVIASRVGISNWQFTWQSAGRTAEPWLGPDILDTLQELSREQVEDVLVAPIGFVSDHLEVLYDLDIEAKSIAKEIDMRLMRIDSLNSDPLYMETLSDVIISQWQQGSDV is encoded by the coding sequence ATGACTAATACCGTAGGTGTACTGGTGATGTCTTATGGCACACCTGAAAATATGGAAAGTATTGAAGCGTACTACACACATATTCGGAGAGGCAGACCGCCTGAGCCGGAACAACTGAAGGAACTGACGGATCGGTATGAGGCCATCGTTGGGGGCGTTTTTCCACTGCGTGAAAATACGGATAATCAGGTTAAGGCTCTTCAGGAGACGCTGAGCCAAGATGAACGTACGAACGGAGTGGAGTTCCGCTGTTACCAAGGACTAAAACATGCTCATCCATTTATTGAAGATGGTGTGGAACAGATGGCCAAGGATGGAATTCAGACGGCAATTGGTGTCGTGCTTGCTCCGCACTATTCCACGATGAGTGTGGGCAGCTACATTAAGCGTGCTCGTGAGAAAGCAGATGAACTGGGGATTCAAATGTCATTTGTTGAGAGTTACCACCTGCATCCGAAGCTGATTCAGGCTCTTTCCTCCCGTGTCAGTGCCAAGCTGGATGAATTCGAAGAAGCTGGAGCGAAGCGCGGTGATGTACGAGTCCTGTTCAGTGCACACAGCTTGCCTGAGCGAATCGTGGGTCTGGGTGATCCTTATCCGCAGCAATTGCTCGAAACCTCTGAAGTCATCGCATCCCGTGTAGGTATCAGCAACTGGCAGTTTACGTGGCAAAGTGCTGGACGCACGGCTGAACCTTGGCTTGGTCCGGATATTTTGGACACTCTTCAGGAACTGTCCCGCGAACAGGTTGAGGATGTGCTGGTTGCTCCGATTGGATTCGTCTCTGATCATCTTGAAGTACTTTATGATCTGGACATTGAGGCCAAATCGATTGCCAAAGAGATTGACATGCGCCTCATGCGGATTGATTCGCTCAACAGTGATCCTCTCTACATGGAGACGTTAAGTGACGTTATTATTAGCCAGTGGCAGCAAGGGTCGGATGTATAA
- a CDS encoding fumarylacetoacetate hydrolase family protein, with amino-acid sequence MLSTIRNVYCVGRNYKLHAEELGNAVPDEPMIFMKPSHAVVPLNGEAIELPASRGEVHYEAELVIQVGRSYEPGVAVEDLIESYTFGIDFTLRDVQSVIKKKGHPWTAAKGFKNSAPVSGFQAFSGTEALLEKDFTLTKNGVEVQRGNIRNMIFDLQHIIDYVGHHYGLGAGDVIFTGTPEGVGPTVEGDVLELSWDGQSVGKCTIAAAE; translated from the coding sequence ATGCTCTCAACGATTCGTAACGTATACTGTGTAGGACGTAATTATAAACTTCATGCGGAGGAGTTGGGTAACGCGGTTCCGGATGAACCAATGATCTTCATGAAGCCTTCGCATGCGGTTGTACCCCTAAACGGAGAGGCGATTGAACTGCCTGCTTCCCGAGGGGAAGTTCACTATGAAGCTGAACTGGTCATTCAAGTCGGCCGGAGTTATGAACCAGGGGTTGCTGTGGAGGATTTGATCGAATCGTATACATTTGGCATCGATTTTACGTTACGTGATGTGCAGTCGGTAATCAAGAAAAAAGGGCACCCCTGGACTGCGGCCAAAGGATTTAAAAATTCCGCACCTGTAAGTGGTTTTCAGGCCTTTTCCGGTACGGAAGCTTTGCTTGAAAAAGACTTTACGCTGACCAAAAATGGTGTTGAAGTGCAGCGAGGCAACATTCGTAACATGATTTTTGACCTTCAACACATTATTGATTATGTAGGACATCACTATGGTCTTGGCGCAGGCGATGTCATCTTCACCGGGACACCGGAGGGCGTGGGACCAACCGTAGAGGGAGATGTGCTTGAACTTTCCTGGGATGGTCAATCCGTTGGGAAATGTACCATTGCAGCAGCGGAATAA
- a CDS encoding SHOCT domain-containing protein codes for MNIKRVMFVGTMMVTMSFAGTAWSKSAISPIPLTEWSIVNINAKDDSKDKLLSALNHSSEEDLYQDLYAGKSLESIAEENDGDFSQVVALQVNQLSQQLDDRLASGSITEEQYEAQQAELEEIVLESARTSYEWA; via the coding sequence ATGAATATAAAACGTGTAATGTTTGTGGGAACGATGATGGTAACCATGTCCTTTGCAGGAACCGCTTGGAGCAAATCAGCCATTTCGCCGATCCCCTTAACAGAGTGGTCTATCGTAAATATAAACGCCAAAGATGATAGTAAGGATAAGCTATTGAGTGCACTAAATCACTCCTCCGAGGAAGATCTGTATCAGGATCTGTATGCAGGCAAATCGCTTGAATCCATTGCTGAAGAGAATGATGGAGATTTCAGTCAGGTCGTGGCTTTGCAGGTCAATCAACTCAGTCAACAGCTGGATGATCGCCTGGCAAGCGGAAGTATCACCGAAGAACAATATGAGGCACAACAAGCGGAACTGGAAGAAATCGTATTGGAGAGTGCCCGCACCTCTTATGAATGGGCATAA
- a CDS encoding aryl-sulfate sulfotransferase translates to MGHSTIYPTGATLYNPEKAWGGYTVYQAGEEGVVLIDMSGKEVHLWKGLLGFPAKIFPGGYVLGSTGRRDPKFGIQDNVDLVQVDWDGNIVWKYNSYEHIEDPGYEPLWYARQHHDYQREGNPVGYYAPGLAPKTQGGKTLILAHKNISNPQISDKPLLDDAIIEVDWEGNVLWEWLPNEHFEELGFDEAARNVLYRDPNTRSFGHLGGGVGDWLHINSASYVGPNRFYEAGDERFNPDNIIWDAREANIIAITDRQSGKIVWKLGPDYASPEAKHIGTIIGQHHAHIIPQGLPGEGNLLVFDNGGWAGYGLPNPASPYGLKHAVRDHSRVLEIDPLTLEIVWQYTSAEAGFSVPTDSYKFYSPYISSAQRLPNGNTLITEGSNGRLFEVTAEHELVWEYISPYKDGRNTNMVYRSYRVPYQWVPQLEKPEEVAIEAIDVSTYRVPGAAPKGSDSVVSVETTLPFVEGAACVATTDEGKQGS, encoded by the coding sequence ATGGGACACTCAACAATTTATCCAACGGGAGCAACGCTGTATAATCCGGAAAAAGCTTGGGGTGGTTACACCGTGTATCAGGCAGGTGAAGAAGGCGTTGTATTAATTGATATGAGCGGTAAGGAAGTTCACCTGTGGAAAGGTCTGCTCGGATTTCCGGCCAAGATTTTCCCAGGCGGTTATGTGCTGGGAAGCACGGGCAGAAGAGACCCGAAGTTCGGGATTCAGGATAATGTGGATCTGGTTCAGGTGGATTGGGATGGTAACATCGTGTGGAAATACAATAGCTATGAACATATTGAAGATCCGGGGTACGAACCATTGTGGTACGCCCGTCAGCACCATGATTATCAGCGTGAGGGCAATCCCGTAGGTTATTATGCACCTGGCCTTGCTCCGAAAACGCAGGGTGGCAAGACATTGATCCTGGCTCACAAAAACATAAGCAATCCGCAAATTTCGGATAAACCTTTGCTCGATGATGCCATTATTGAAGTGGATTGGGAAGGGAATGTGTTGTGGGAATGGCTTCCGAACGAGCACTTTGAAGAACTGGGCTTTGACGAGGCGGCACGCAATGTGTTGTACCGTGATCCGAACACGCGTTCATTTGGTCACCTTGGTGGGGGTGTAGGGGATTGGCTGCATATTAACTCGGCTTCCTATGTTGGCCCCAACCGGTTCTATGAAGCGGGAGACGAGCGATTTAACCCGGATAACATCATATGGGATGCCAGGGAAGCCAACATTATTGCTATAACGGACAGACAGAGCGGCAAGATTGTATGGAAACTGGGCCCGGATTATGCCTCTCCCGAAGCGAAGCATATCGGCACCATTATCGGACAGCATCATGCACATATCATTCCTCAAGGTCTGCCGGGCGAGGGCAATCTGCTGGTGTTTGATAATGGAGGATGGGCAGGTTATGGTCTTCCGAATCCGGCTTCTCCATACGGCTTGAAACATGCTGTTCGTGATCACTCGCGGGTGCTTGAGATTGACCCGTTGACGCTGGAGATTGTATGGCAATATACCTCTGCTGAAGCAGGATTTTCGGTACCAACTGATTCGTATAAATTTTACAGTCCATATATTAGCTCAGCCCAGCGCTTGCCTAACGGTAACACTCTGATCACCGAAGGGTCCAATGGCAGATTGTTTGAGGTTACAGCAGAACACGAGTTGGTGTGGGAGTATATTTCTCCATACAAAGATGGACGTAATACCAATATGGTATACCGTTCGTATCGTGTTCCATATCAATGGGTTCCTCAATTGGAGAAGCCGGAAGAGGTGGCAATTGAAGCCATTGATGTATCTACCTACAGAGTGCCTGGAGCAGCACCCAAAGGATCTGACTCGGTAGTCAGTGTGGAGACAACACTCCCGTTTGTTGAAGGTGCAGCTTGCGTAGCGACAACGGATGAGGGGAAACAGGGCAGTTAA
- a CDS encoding glycerophosphodiester phosphodiesterase, which translates to MSNPCVAHRGFSSTAPENTMAAFQLAMEQPYVTWIELDVQLSRDGVPVVIHDFSFNRTTNGEGLVRETNWSDIQKLDAGSWKSKEYAGERVPALSEVLDSCKGKVRLNIELKTQGNMYPGLPAAVIEEVRKRNMQDEVVFTSFEPAALAESKKLAPEITTGLIIDARPGDLLARLRQLECGFLSIGYTNVDKSLMREMKNDGIQVMAWTIDDKVIMKRLAAIDPELMLCTNRPDAWNQALQKSSNRA; encoded by the coding sequence ATGAGTAACCCATGTGTAGCACACCGTGGATTTTCTTCCACAGCACCTGAGAATACAATGGCAGCTTTTCAGCTGGCCATGGAGCAGCCATATGTTACGTGGATCGAACTGGATGTGCAATTGTCCCGTGACGGCGTGCCTGTAGTCATCCATGACTTCTCATTCAACCGGACGACGAATGGAGAAGGACTTGTACGTGAAACGAACTGGTCTGATATCCAGAAGTTGGATGCAGGGAGCTGGAAGTCCAAGGAATATGCCGGGGAGCGCGTACCGGCTCTGAGCGAAGTGTTGGACAGCTGCAAGGGTAAGGTGCGTTTGAACATTGAGCTGAAAACACAAGGAAACATGTATCCGGGCTTGCCCGCAGCCGTTATTGAGGAAGTGCGAAAAAGGAATATGCAAGATGAAGTTGTCTTCACTTCATTCGAACCTGCTGCGCTCGCTGAATCCAAAAAACTTGCACCTGAAATCACTACAGGTCTCATCATTGATGCTCGCCCAGGAGATCTGTTAGCCAGACTCCGTCAATTGGAGTGCGGGTTTCTGTCGATCGGTTACACCAATGTGGACAAATCTCTCATGCGGGAAATGAAGAACGATGGCATTCAGGTGATGGCCTGGACCATAGATGACAAGGTCATTATGAAGCGCCTCGCTGCAATTGATCCCGAGCTCATGCTATGCACGAATCGTCCGGACGCTTGGAATCAGGCATTGCAAAAATCGAGCAACCGGGCATAA
- the hemY gene encoding protoporphyrinogen oxidase codes for MEDRKRRVVVVGGGLTGLSAAFYIRKHYREAGIEPQITLIEKSSSMGGMIETLHRDGFVIEKGPDSFLARKTAMIDLAKELEIDHELVSQNPESKKTYIMQRGKLHPMPAGLVLGIPTELKPFLKSGLVSPAGKLRALMDFVIPPRRTAEDESLGYMIERRLGPEVLENLTEPLLAGIYAGDMRRLSLQATFPQFGEVERDYGSLIRGMMTGRKPAETHTGTKKSAFLNFRQGLQSLVHALVHDMQDVDQRMNTSVQSLDVQNGGHTRYSVQLNNGERIDADDVIITVPTYVASELLQPHVDTSALDAINYVSVANVVLAFEKKDIEHVFDGSGFLVPRKEGRNITACTWTSTKWLHTSPDDKVLLRCYVGRSGDEQNVELPDDALTDLVLKDLRETMGVEAVPIFSEITRLRKSMPQYPVGHLQHIAALREELGSKLPGVYIAGAGYEGVGLPDCIKQAKEMSLQAVQKLAVH; via the coding sequence ATGGAAGACCGAAAACGTCGTGTTGTTGTCGTTGGCGGAGGTCTGACCGGCCTCAGCGCGGCATTTTATATTCGGAAGCATTACCGGGAAGCCGGGATTGAACCGCAGATTACGCTGATTGAGAAAAGTTCGTCTATGGGTGGCATGATTGAAACACTGCACCGGGATGGATTTGTCATTGAAAAGGGACCCGATTCTTTCTTGGCCCGCAAAACCGCAATGATTGATCTGGCCAAAGAATTGGAAATCGATCATGAACTGGTTAGCCAGAATCCGGAATCGAAAAAAACGTATATTATGCAGCGCGGTAAACTTCATCCGATGCCTGCAGGACTTGTTCTGGGTATACCGACAGAGTTGAAGCCGTTTCTGAAAAGCGGTCTGGTTTCTCCTGCAGGCAAGCTGCGGGCGTTGATGGATTTCGTTATTCCACCACGCCGCACTGCGGAAGATGAATCCCTCGGTTACATGATTGAACGACGTCTCGGTCCGGAGGTGCTGGAAAACCTGACAGAGCCTCTGCTTGCCGGTATTTATGCCGGGGATATGCGCCGTCTGAGTCTTCAGGCGACATTCCCGCAATTCGGTGAAGTGGAACGGGATTATGGTAGTCTGATCCGCGGCATGATGACAGGTCGCAAACCTGCGGAGACACATACAGGAACGAAAAAAAGCGCGTTTTTGAACTTCCGACAAGGGCTGCAAAGTCTTGTTCACGCTCTGGTTCACGATATGCAGGATGTGGATCAACGCATGAATACGTCTGTTCAATCACTGGATGTTCAGAATGGTGGTCACACCAGGTACAGTGTGCAGCTCAATAACGGCGAGCGTATCGATGCTGATGATGTAATTATTACAGTCCCAACGTATGTGGCATCCGAACTGCTGCAACCTCATGTGGACACATCTGCGCTGGATGCGATTAATTACGTATCGGTAGCTAATGTGGTACTTGCCTTTGAGAAAAAGGATATTGAACATGTATTTGATGGTTCAGGCTTCCTGGTTCCACGCAAGGAAGGCCGGAATATCACAGCCTGTACCTGGACATCAACCAAATGGCTGCACACCAGTCCGGATGACAAAGTGCTGCTGCGTTGTTACGTCGGCCGCTCCGGAGACGAACAAAACGTCGAACTTCCTGATGATGCGCTGACAGATCTGGTGCTCAAGGATCTGCGGGAAACCATGGGAGTGGAGGCTGTTCCGATTTTCTCGGAAATTACCCGTCTTCGCAAATCTATGCCGCAGTATCCCGTAGGCCATCTTCAGCATATTGCAGCACTTCGTGAGGAACTTGGCAGCAAGCTGCCGGGCGTTTATATTGCAGGTGCTGGTTATGAAGGAGTTGGATTGCCGGACTGTATCAAACAGGCAAAAGAAATGTCGCTTCAGGCGGTTCAAAAGCTGGCTGTGCACTAA
- a CDS encoding MarR family winged helix-turn-helix transcriptional regulator encodes MNERDWDALEKTDWLFRKMVRRFVKERDRITVEGISLPGMLILHKIIREGEQRLGDLAEQLDFTSGAITALTDKLEIKGFTIRRRKEDDRRTVLLDITAKGREMYARNSNIGARCITLLFEGFTASELEQQSEFYERVIANLEGFSNTLLELAESNTRDERDPSADNGLEQKQKGNSGKNNYLSY; translated from the coding sequence ATGAATGAGAGAGATTGGGATGCGTTGGAGAAAACGGATTGGCTGTTTCGCAAAATGGTCAGACGATTCGTTAAGGAGCGGGATCGCATAACGGTGGAAGGCATTAGCCTGCCGGGTATGCTTATCCTGCACAAAATCATTCGTGAAGGGGAGCAGCGGCTAGGAGATTTAGCCGAACAATTGGACTTCACTTCCGGTGCCATTACTGCTCTGACTGACAAGCTTGAGATAAAGGGATTTACGATCCGCAGACGCAAGGAAGACGATCGTCGTACAGTACTGCTCGACATTACCGCCAAAGGTCGGGAGATGTATGCCCGCAATAGCAATATCGGTGCCCGATGTATCACGCTTCTGTTTGAGGGATTTACCGCCTCGGAGTTAGAACAGCAAAGCGAGTTTTATGAGCGGGTGATTGCGAATCTGGAAGGATTCTCGAATACGCTGCTGGAACTCGCGGAGAGCAACACGAGAGACGAGAGAGATCCGTCCGCGGACAATGGCCTTGAACAGAAGCAGAAGGGGAATTCCGGAAAGAACAACTATCTCAGTTATTAA
- the hemE gene encoding uroporphyrinogen decarboxylase, with translation MSYNDRLIRASFKQQVDRVPVWYMRQAGRYDPEYRKIKEKYSLLEICRQPELAAEVTLMPVRKLGVDAAILYSDIMNPVASLGIDFDIVKNIGPVIDNPIRTAADVDRLRPIDVEGDLSHILETIRILDKELDVPLITFAGAPFTIASYLIEGRPSKGYIRTKTMMYSEPEVWHKLMQKLGDMVITYVRAHIANGGKAFQLFDSWVGALSPNDFRTYVLPTITRIFTELSDLNVPKIYFPGVASGELLPTLTDLQANVIGLDWRVSITEGRKRLGGKFAVQGNLDPYVLTAPMDLIKQQAKVIIDEGIKEPGYIFNLGHGLFPEASLEKLRELTAYIHEYSAEVLKTGVTVSND, from the coding sequence ATGAGCTATAATGATCGTTTGATTCGAGCCAGCTTCAAGCAACAAGTGGACCGTGTTCCTGTGTGGTACATGCGTCAGGCTGGGCGTTATGATCCTGAATATCGCAAAATTAAGGAAAAGTATTCTTTGCTCGAAATTTGCCGTCAACCTGAGCTCGCAGCTGAAGTTACACTCATGCCGGTACGTAAACTCGGTGTGGATGCGGCTATTTTGTATTCCGATATTATGAATCCGGTTGCGTCTTTGGGCATTGATTTTGATATTGTAAAAAACATTGGTCCTGTCATCGATAACCCTATACGTACAGCGGCAGATGTGGATCGTCTGCGTCCGATTGACGTCGAAGGAGACCTGTCGCATATTCTGGAAACCATTCGGATTTTGGACAAGGAATTGGATGTTCCCCTCATTACATTCGCGGGCGCACCGTTTACAATTGCCAGCTATCTGATCGAAGGTCGTCCTTCAAAGGGCTACATTCGGACCAAAACCATGATGTACAGCGAGCCTGAAGTATGGCACAAGCTCATGCAAAAACTAGGTGATATGGTAATTACATATGTCCGTGCACATATTGCTAATGGAGGCAAGGCTTTTCAGCTGTTCGACAGCTGGGTAGGCGCCCTTTCTCCAAATGATTTCAGAACGTATGTGTTGCCGACGATTACCCGTATCTTTACCGAATTATCGGATTTGAATGTACCGAAAATCTATTTCCCTGGTGTGGCCTCCGGAGAACTGCTTCCGACGCTGACGGATCTGCAAGCCAATGTGATCGGTCTGGATTGGAGAGTTTCCATCACAGAAGGCCGCAAGAGACTGGGTGGCAAATTTGCCGTGCAAGGCAATCTGGATCCTTATGTGCTAACGGCACCCATGGACTTGATCAAGCAGCAGGCAAAAGTCATTATTGATGAAGGCATCAAGGAGCCAGGTTATATTTTCAATCTGGGACATGGCTTGTTCCCGGAAGCTTCTCTTGAAAAACTGAGAGAACTTACGGCATATATCCATGAATATTCTGCAGAAGTTTTGAAGACGGGGGTGACGGTTAGCAATGACTAA